One window from the genome of Helicobacter pylori encodes:
- a CDS encoding UDP-N-acetylmuramoyl-L-alanyl-D-glutamate--2,6-diaminopimelate ligase — translation MKLKKTLTYQNHAYSFLSDNTHEVLENPKEILFVKTPLNEKYSPLIAEKNLAILDFNELKNYFDFKIKIVGITGTNGKTTTASLMYSLLLDLNKKTALLGTRGFFINDERIKEKGLTTPTLLELYSDLEEAIRLGCEYFIMEVSSHAIVQKRIAGLDFALKILTNITSDHLDFHQNIENYRDAKNSFFKDEGLKVINRDETNALFNPINAHTYALDKKAHLNIQAFSLNPFISASLCYQQDLRDPNLKEIALMHSPLLGRYNLYNILAGVLGVKLLTQLPLEAIAPLLENFYGVKGRLEIVHSKPLVVVDFAHTTDGMQQVFESFKNQKITALFGAGGDRDKTKRPKMGAIASCYAHQIILTSDNPRSENEEDIIKDILKGINDSSKVIVEKDRKKAILNALENLKDDEVLLILGKGDENTQIFKDKTIFFSDQEIVKSYYQHLKQG, via the coding sequence ATGAAGCTTAAAAAAACCTTGACTTATCAAAACCACGCCTATTCTTTTTTAAGCGATAACACGCATGAAGTTTTAGAAAACCCCAAAGAAATCCTTTTTGTCAAAACGCCTTTAAATGAAAAATACTCTCCTTTAATTGCAGAAAAAAACCTGGCTATTTTAGATTTTAACGAGCTTAAAAACTACTTTGATTTTAAGATTAAAATTGTAGGAATTACTGGCACTAATGGTAAAACGACCACAGCGAGCTTGATGTATTCCTTGCTCTTAGATTTGAATAAAAAGACCGCTCTTTTAGGCACAAGGGGGTTTTTTATTAACGATGAACGCATCAAAGAAAAGGGCTTGACCACGCCCACCCTTTTAGAGCTTTATAGCGATTTAGAAGAAGCGATTCGTTTGGGGTGTGAATACTTTATCATGGAAGTGAGCTCCCATGCGATTGTCCAAAAGCGCATCGCTGGGCTTGATTTTGCTCTTAAAATCTTAACCAATATCACAAGCGATCATTTAGATTTCCATCAAAATATAGAAAATTACAGAGACGCTAAAAACAGCTTTTTTAAAGATGAGGGCTTGAAAGTGATCAACAGAGATGAAACAAACGCCCTTTTTAACCCCATTAACGCGCACACTTACGCGCTAGATAAAAAAGCGCATTTAAACATTCAAGCCTTTTCGCTCAACCCCTTTATTAGCGCGTCTTTATGCTACCAACAAGATTTAAGAGATCCTAATCTTAAAGAAATCGCCCTTATGCATTCCCCCCTTTTAGGGCGTTACAACCTTTATAATATTTTAGCGGGCGTTTTAGGGGTCAAATTACTCACTCAATTACCGCTAGAAGCAATCGCGCCGTTATTAGAAAACTTTTATGGGGTGAAGGGGCGTTTGGAAATTGTGCATTCTAAACCTTTAGTGGTTGTGGATTTTGCCCACACCACAGACGGCATGCAACAAGTCTTTGAAAGCTTTAAAAATCAAAAAATCACCGCTCTTTTTGGGGCAGGGGGTGATAGGGATAAAACCAAGCGCCCTAAAATGGGAGCGATAGCGAGTTGTTACGCGCATCAAATCATCTTAACTTCAGACAACCCCAGAAGCGAAAACGAAGAAGACATTATCAAGGATATTTTAAAAGGCATCAATGATTCTTCTAAAGTCATTGTAGAAAAAGACCGAAAAAAAGCCATTTTAAACGCTTTAGAAAATTTAAAAGACGATGAGGTGTTATTGATTTTAGGCAAGGGCGATGAAAACACTCAAATCTTTAAAGACAAAACGATTTTTTTTAGCGACCAAGAGATCGTTAAAAGCTATTACCAAC